The Ipomoea triloba cultivar NCNSP0323 chromosome 13, ASM357664v1 genomic interval CGCCCTTTGCTAACTATTGTTGAATTTTTGTAGGAAATTATTTGAGCTCCTCGTTCTATGTGGGGCTCTGGCGGAACTTACATGGCCTTCTATTCTCAGTAAAAGACACATATTCAGGTGCCCCTGAGCTTTAAGATCCcatatatgtaaaatatttcTGTATTTAACAATCACAACAGAAAAATGGATAACCCTTTTTCTATTTTACCTTGTTCccttttttttcccccttttgaGTATGATGCAGCCTTTTGGTTCTTTAATTCCTTAAAAATCCTTATATTATGATAAGTTTCTTGATGCAGGGAAGTATTTGCAGATTTCGACCCTGTAGCTGTTGCAAAGTTTAACGAGAGGAAAATAATAGCACCCGGGAGTACTGCAAGCTCACTATTGTCAGAGCTAAAACTCCGAACCATCATTGAGAATGCTCGTCAAGTGTCCaaggtattttattttttttaacggTAACTCAGGTTTAATGTGATGCTTAGCTCTTGAGGTTAAATCTAACTAGTCCTAGCAATCAAGAGTTCTGCCGAGATGCAACATAAAAAGCTGGCAGAATAAGACTCGTAAGACTGTAAGAGCCTTTCCTAGCTAGATCCATTGCGagtaataatagtaaaaaaCTCAGCACCACAAGTTGTGAAGTTGTTAATATGGATCTGCCGCCATATGTATTTAAAGCCAATAAACAGAAGCAATGGATCTAGTCTTCTCGCTGCTTTGATGTAGTTACTACTGTTTCAAGTACTGTTCATGCCCCATGCCAAATcctcatgatttttttttctgataTGGACCACTTCTTTTATTCTTGTTGCATTTGCTCGAGACAagaaaatgtacaatataaggCAGATTAGGTGGAAAGTAAGTGTTGTTTCTGACTGCCCAGGGTTTTTTTGGGTCTACATAGGCAAAGGACATTGTCATTATAGGAGTTCTATCTTACCATTCTTACCATTCTTACCATTCAAACAGTACATGTTATTCTagtaattttttctatttttccttttaattgtCTCAGATTATACAAGAATTTGGGTCGTTTGACAATTATATCTGGAGTTTTGTGAACCACAAACCCACGGTTAGCAGATTCAGTTATGCTCGTCAGGTTCCAGTGAAAACGCCCAAAGCTGATGTGATTAGCAAGGACCTAGTGAGGAGAGGGTTTAGGGGCGTCGGGCCAACAGTCATTTACTCGTTCATGCAGTCTGCCGGGATAACAAATGACCATCTCATCAGCTGCTTTAGGTTCCAAGAATGCATTGCAGCAGCTCTCGGGAAACAGAAGGACGATAGCGAGGGGCCCGATGAAGCTGGGGAGAGAGGCAACGAGGCAAAAGAGTCAGAGATGTGCAGATCAATCGacgagttaagtttctcttctgAATGATCTAGTTATTGTTTGAAGCTGCTGCAGACGCTGAATGAACATGTTTCAACTGTTTGAAGAATTTGACAGTCTGCATTATTGTTTTGTAGATCACCTGGAAATAAATTTTTACTCATCTTCATATTTAGCATGTGAACAACTGGTATATTGTGCACCCCATCTCACCATCCTTCGTACCCCTTTGTACAGACATTCATCATAAATGTAAATTAAGTCTATCTATTAAAATCGTGAATGTTCATAATAGACATTCTCTCGAGACGAAATGAACAAACTATTCATAATTTTGATGAACATGACTTAAAGCagcaataaatatttatatacagGGCTGTTAGGAGAAATCACAGTCAAGTTAGCCAGCTGTTaaggtttcaagttcgactcccTGTGAGAACGGCCTATTAGCCGTTTTGGTTTGAGCTCGTCAGCTATGACCAACTTAAGTTGGTTTATCTTGTGGTCATTTGTTGGCTAGGGTCATAAGGCGAGGTTTACTCAGTGCACACTCTCAGATAGTGGTTGTGGGTTTTCCTTTATCTCCTTGTGGTCATTTGTCAGCAAGGATCACATGGTGGggtttactcaatgcacaccCTCAGGTAGTAACTATGAGTTTCACTTTACCTTCTCATTTGTTGACTGGGTCACAAGTGGAGTTTACTCCGTGCACATCCTTAGTTAGCGACTGCGAGTTTCCCTTTACCTCATTATGGTCATTTACCAACTAGGGTAAATAGTGGTTGCAGGTTTCCCTTTACCTTCTTGTGGTCATTTGCCGGTTAGAGTTACAAGGCCAGAGTTTTTTAATGTACACCGGGTAGTGACTGTGGATTCCCCTTGTCATTCAAAAAAcaactataaatatttatatctaGGAATCTAGGATTGTCAGGAGATATCTTTAACCTAAATTCGGGTGTAATAAAATGCGGAGTaggaattttttaaatttatttttaaagcaAGCCATAGTTTTCTTGCAATGCCATCATATGTACCAAAGTAGTAAcaaaagcaaagcaataatgcAGCAAGATGTAGGGACCTGTAGCTGTGTTCATAGAATGTGTTGGACAGCTGAAGCTTACATTGACTCATCAGAGCCAGCTTTTACAGATATAGCAAAGGATGAACAGTTGAGTCCTCTGTTTCCATAAAACCCATGATCATTTCAACTGTGTCCCCAGTGCTGGAGACAACATTAACAGAAATGGAGGGGCCCCTGTTTTGTGGGATTTGTTAATTCTATTCCAAAACCTTGTTGGTTtcatcttatttttatttatataagatGTGGTTTTCTCAACAGTGCATTTGTGATTATAGGGCCCTCAACTCTTGAAAGGTGTAGATGGGGGAACAAGGGAGTCCCCCTGTAAATGAAATGGCAGTTTCCTTTCCTGCTGACAGCTGGTTGTTTTGCCTCCCTTCCCTAAGCTAACTTGCTCCTCTTTCATGTGTTTAAGGCTTCATTAATGACAATAAGTATGTCTCATAGTTAGATTGTAGGATTAAATTTTGACATAATAAGAGACCTATAACCATTACAAGTTAACCGTAAAATTAGGTCACAATCAACCCTAGTAGGCAAAGAATCATAACTAATCTAGCCTAAAATACTCATAATTGACTAGCTTAAACCGAGAAAGTTcataaacaacttttttttttctgagtacTACTACTCTGGTAGAATGCAATTAACAAACTAACTACCCAACCAATCAgaccacaaataaataaataataaaaaagaagtaaattctctattaattaaatatgattttacacAATTCAAGTGAAATTTAATGTTCCAACAAATAGACAATACATGGATGAGTTTTGATTCCTTAATTACATTTATCATGACCCAAACTTAAATAACAAATAAGCACGAATCACCATTTGAAAACACAGCtgatataaattgtaaattcaaaGGATTGCACGACCATgacaaatataatataagataAGATATTAAGGTCAAGACTTGAGTGAAATCTAAATTAGCCTCGTAGAAGTGGGAATACCAACTTACTGCTACGTGtataaaatatcaaatgtaCTCTTTATGCACAGTAATGAATAAAGTTAAGAAAGTGGAGGGGAGCAGAATCAGCAGGTGTGGCTGATCCTTGATATGTTCTATTTTAATTCATTTGATACACAGCAATTTACAGAGAAGATGAGTACAATCATTTATACACTGCCCCGCGGCTATCAATATGTTCAAGCCTACAGATTTCGAATGCAAGGATACAGAACATGGGGAAAAAGATGCACACTACTGAAAAAAAAACGCAGCTCTAGGAGAAATAATAAGAAACAAGATCAAAGTCGAAAAGGGGGGTTTCAACAAGGCTTGATTTCGAATCCAATACTCAATAGAGTTTTAGCTGATTCCACGGTTTTCTCTCCTTCATGCTCCAATGTCTCGCCTGTTAATGCACCTTCTTTGTCTACTGACCACTGGGTGGTTGGTTCAGATTTCTTAGTCTGCGAATCAGTCATGGAAGCGGAGGCAGTCGCGGCAACTAGGGGAGCACTAGGTTGGCCATAACGTTTCTTAGGTACTGGCATGCCATGATCATGAACCCCCTTATAGGTTATAATGACAGCAGTCGTGTTGTCTACAGCCCTCTCAATGTGCTTCCGAACAGGACATCCAGCCGAAGTGCACCGATAATAGTTCCTGAAATTCATTCAATATGAGAGTAAGAAATTGTTTGTGCTCTTTAGAAACACAGACAAATGTCATGGCATATACAGAGTACATTTTGGTGAGGATAGATATTTATCATTCAGGCACTCTGCTTTGCTTCCTTTTCTATTTCTTGAACACAAATTGAAAGCACACTTGCTTTATAGACATTATTTCCTTTTGTATAAAGCATCTTTTCCTATAGGACCTGTGCTCCCACATTTCTATCATTCAATTAAGTGTTTAATTACAGAAAATGAGACACAAACAGGAAAGGAACttgttaattaaatataaaaaccgAATATGACATTACTATATCTCTAAATtacacaaaaccaaaaaaataaatctatcaATATGTAAGTATATAACGCTAAAAGCAGTAACTAACCTGGGATGGGGATTACCCTTCACCATTTTTTGTCCATACTTGCGCCACCTATAGCCATCACTGGAGATTCCCACATCACCACCAGCGTGAACAACCAATTTTGCTTTCTTGCCAGGTTTAGGAAGAGACTCAGGACTTGAGGAACATTTCTTCAATCTGAAAGGTGAGAAATGATGTAAGgtgaataattttgttttgttgttgcgtttttttttttttttttttttttttttagttaaaaaaaaattaaaaaaaatattttaagtgttaataattgtaaagtgtttaatattgtaagtctttacactttaatagttaaatatttaatacttattaagttattagttattatttattatttattaattattagtgcattacttattagtttaatttagttattacttattattttattatgttattacttattagttattttttattattagagtattagttaatacattataacattaatagtttaaatgttttagatttataattttttttaataaaaaaaaaaaaaaaaaaaaaaaaaaaaaNNNNNNNNNNNNNNNNNNNNNNNNNNNNNNNNNNNNNNNNNNNNNNNNNNNNNNNNNNNNNNNNNNNNNNNNNNNNNNNNNNNNNNNNNNNNNNNNNNNNNNNNNNNNNNNNNNNNNNNNNNNNNNNNNNNNNNNNNNNNNNNNNNNNNNNNNNNNNNNNNNNNNNNNNNNNNNNNNNNNNNNNNNNNNNNNNNNNNNNNNNNNNNNNNNNNNNNNNNNNNNNNNNNNNNNNNNNNNNNNNNNNNNNNNNNNNNNNNNNNNNNNNNNNNNNNNNNNNNNNNNNNNNNNNNNNNNNNNNNNNNNNNNNNNNNNNNNNNNNNNNNNNNNNNNNNNNNNNNNNNNNNNNNNNNNNNNNNNNNNNNNNNNNNNNNNNNNNNNNNNNNNNNNNNNNNNNNNNNNNNNNNNNNNNNNNNNNNNNNNNNNNNNNNNNNNNNNNNNNNNNNNNNNNNNNNNNNNNNNNNNNNNNNNNNNNNNNNNNNNNNNNNNNNNNNNNNNNNNNNNNNNNNNNNNNNNNNNNNNNNNNNNNNNNNNNNNNNNNNNNNNNNNNNNNNNNNNNNNNNNNNNNNNNNNNNNNNNNNNNNNNNNNNNNNNNNNNNNNNNNNNNNNNNNNNNNNNNNNNNNNNNNNNNNNNNNNNNNNNNNNNNNNNNNNNNNNNNNNNNNNNNNNNNNNNNNNNNNNNNNNNNNNNNNNNNNNNNNNNNNNNNNNNNNNNNNNNNNNNNNNNNNNNNNNNNNNNNNNNNNNNNNNNNNNNNNNNNNNNNNNNNNNNNNNNNNNNNNNNNNNNNNNNNNNNNNNNNNNNNNNNNNNNNNNNNNNNNNNNNNNNNNNNNNNNNNNNNNNNNNNNNNNNNNNNNNNNNNNNNNNgttttttttttttttttttttttttttaagttaaatgGATTAGCCTTAGAATACAAGTAAGATGGAATGTCAGTATTAGACAAAGCTCCACAGACTCACCTTTTCTTCTGTGTAGGTTCATCACAATCCTCCCGTTTAACATTAGTTTCAGCATTGTCATCCAATCCAGAGAAATCCTGCTGCTTTGTCTCTGATATTGGTATTGTTTCTTTAACATGTTTCTTTGAAGTGGATGGCACTGTCTCATCAGCATTACTATTTAGGCGAGCTACTTTGCTATCCTGACTACGAGGCATAGATGAGATTGCAAGCTTGTTTACTTTAGGGGTATTTACTTTTCGGGGTGGCTCGTGATTGTGAGGACTTCTATAAACAATCTCAGTAACACGGTTAGTGTGGTCAGAACACTCAATCTTTTTTGCACAGCAGTCAGAATATGTGCATCTGTAATAGCTCCGAGAACCTTGAGGACTCTTCACTTGCTTTTGACCATATTTCCGCCAATTGTACCCATCAGGTGCTTGTATCTTTAAGACAGGAACAAGAGATAACGCTTTGGAGTTGGAAGAATTCTGGTTATCTACTTCTTGGATGCATGCGCCATTTCTGTTCTCTAATGGAGACAATCTTCGCTCTCCTGGAGTTGGGCTGGGAATGGATGAAATGGACTGTGTAACAGAAGTTGGAGATAATTCCAACACAGATGGATCATCAGCAGACTGCAGTTGGTTCCGCCTTTGAGCTTGAACAGTTGAGGCTTTCTGGTTAGAAATGCCAACCTCATCCTGAGGAATTTAATTAACATCAACATAAAAGTTCATATATGAAACTCCTATGAGCATTTCCAGATCTTTATAGCATGTTTTAACATCACATGAACAGCTCTGAAGTTTGAACAAATGTTTGTATACAAAGAAAATAGTAACGCCCAAAAAATAGTTTACCCAACATGCTCTAACATGCCAACTATAAAAGCCAAGGGCAGTAACCAGGTGCAGAATGAACTAACATAGCTTGGGATCCATTTAGGTAGGCCTATTCAGCATAGCATTTCAATTGTTTTTAGAATCCTGCTTCCATGAATTTGTTGCATAGAGCAAGTGATGGATATGATTAAATGAGTGAAACTCAGTATTAATAGGATTGTGAAGTAAATTTTGTTTCATTCATGTGTCTTTGGTTAAGCTTCAGTAAAGCGTTCACAGGTCACTGAGATGCTGATTAATGTTTCACATTTCTCTAACTACTCTGCTAAGAATTCACATCAGCAtcaaattaacaaaaacaaagtGGAGAAGAATAAGGCAGACCTTCAGGGATACGGTTGGTCAGTTAGCCATCATGACCCAAGCACATCTAAGCCAGCCTATCACATGGTCTAAATCCAATCCCTCCAAATACATGTTCTACATGCCATATTAAGCTATCATATATCTAAAGATGCACTCTGCTTATCAGAAACCTGAATCAAGTATTGACATAAGGTCCTCAGCATGGCTCTTGACTTTGTTTTGTAGGTCATTACCATATAATCCATAATTGGCTATAGAGCAGATAACCCTTTTGATTGTTGCATCAAGGCTTACAATGTGcttgtaataaaaatttgaaagttttgacttttgattacttacatttttatattaattagttcATTTCTTTCTAGATTAGTAGCTTAAATCAGCCTTCCATATGCCAAAGAAAAGTAGTCCCAACATTGTACCGTATAGACTAATGTGTTGTTAAAAGTTTATTCACACACATCATTTAGGCATATAATGttaaagttccaattatttCTTGCAGCAGCTTTTGCATTGAGCATGACCATAACAAAGCTGCCCACGGCTTAGTGAGGGTCCAACCAGGTTTCTTATGCCCTCTACTTTTCTCTATTGCTTCCAATATACAAAACAAGATGCTATAATTTCTGAATTCAGGTTTAAAAGTGCCAAGCACTTGAGGAATTGGCAAGCAGCAAGACTGCTCCAATTACAAACACCATACCACTCACACTTCTCATTGATACACGCTTATGAAATTACTACTTTGATAACCTACTCTCACAACAGAATTCCCAAGTGGTAAACAAACTATATACGCACTTTTTACTCCATATTTCAAATGAAAACCAGTCAAGGATAGGAATAGGAATACGCCAACACACTTCATAACCTGCCCATTTCCAAATAAACTAGGCAGCAGGGAACAGGAGTTCAGTAATCATGTAgatataaagtaaataaataaataaatattgttaaataaattcACCTTGATTTCCTTCAGGAATTCGGACGGGTGCAAGCTATACTCGATTGGAACTTCTGCACAGAATACAACAAAATGATTACAAACGCGCAGTATAGCCAGAAAACGATACGCGCATTGAAATTATCAAGCATGCACAGTCTCACAGAAAAACTATACGAAATCGAAAATTCAAATTCACACTGTACGTAGAGAGAATCTGAAGTACCAGAGAGCACGTGCGAGGAGGAGGTAGCAAGGGAATCCGGTCGGCTAGCACTCTTATCCAACTGTATGGAAGGCGAGTCCACCGTATCTAGGGTTTCTTCGGAGTCAGAACCTCCAACTTGAGCTTCTTCTGAAGTCTCAGTTCCAGTCGTCGCTCCACTAGGCTCATCACCACCGTCACCTCCGCCGCCGATGTCGGCGCATGTATTTTGGAGCTGCAGAGATGGCTTAGACGCTTCTCCTGTGTCATCCATGGCGGATTCCCGAGCCCCAACAATGCACTTTCTGCGTGCAgagaatagagagagagaaggtaAAGGTATTTCGAATAGTTCTGTTGGTTACGGAGTATTACTTTTTGTTCTGTTGTTTTATATTTCCTCTTACTCTTTAGTGGAGCGTGGAAATAGTGGTTTGTTTTACTATGAGCactcctccttttttttttctttttttttttcttatgtttAGTTATTTTTCATCTCCgagttaatataataaaatattatatatttataaaaaagattacatatttcaaattcaaatgtattattcttttatttatcttCAGTCttaatttctaataataattataatattgtaatttaattaaaaaattttaaatataacaaaatttaaaaataaaataagttctctttttaaaacttgatttttaatatatagaaaatattttttatattttaattatgcaaAATATTATGTTTAGAATTAGTTGGTAAAATTAACAATGCTTGActtaagttatttacaatttaattttttataatattaaatttagaattagtatgtaaaatttatatattaagaaattacattagaagtactattaaatacaaaaattattaaaatactaataaaaataagcaaaaaagaaaaaaaaaagttgatttgatcgatgaatagtaagtatgacagataaaatgaaacATAGGAATTATTAAATTTCCTTAAAATGAATAgtcatatatatcaaattttaaaatgaaaaaaataaaaagtgagtGACCGCCAGCGGGCAATGGTGACCACTACTAGTCATTAGTCGGGTGCATGAAAGACACATTTTACTGAACTTCTAAAAAAGAATGAGAAAATAGGTTTATAATTAAGTCCAAAATCGGTTAGTGACATGCAACCTccttaaacattttaaagttgtaattaaacacaccaacattttattttggtgcaattaagtccaaactggttagtgacctgcaatccCCTGGTAATACTCCGAGTCTCCGACActattttcaattataaattgaTCGACGATCGACGCCGATCGCCGGTCACCATAGAAGAATTCGGAGAAGATGAACACGTTTTGGTCGCCTTCTATATTCTTCTATGGTGAGCGGCGATCAAggccaaaatataaaataaataatgtaacatGCACTTGatcaaatatcaaaatataaaataaataaataaataaggtgCAGTAATCTTTTATAATATGATATAAATAGTACTTCATTGATCACATTTCAAGTGCCAGTCAATTTTTAAtatcaataaatttaatatttaaaagttaaaaatcagtataaaaattcaataaatcTTTTTTACACGTACttgtttcaaaaattaaaatatcaaaataatttaagaaatgaaGTATTAAAAATGTGTACTATCTAAAATAAATAACCATGAGTATACATAGAATAATCcccaaaaaagtaatataaaaatattatatatactttgaataaTTTATCAAACGCTCAGAGCATCTCCCACAAGTCTATTTTGAAAGGTAAATCTCTCCACGCAGAGAAAAAGTTGATTGGGAGAAGAGAAACAAAGATATGAAGTGGATAAAAGCGTGGATGGCGCGTTgtgtttttttgtgtgtatCATGATAATAATGTGGAGATAgatgaatattttgttaatgatgggaagaaagaaaaatggactattctgaaaagaaagaaaaaactaaaatcaaattaattattaaataaattataatgtataagacaaattatttaaaacaaatagatttaattttgttgagAAAGGGGTGGCTAAGTGAGGTAGAACATGATTCATTGTGAGTTTAATTATTGCcaatactttaatttatgtgATTTGCAAGCTATTACATATTAGCGAAATTTATCAAATACATACCTATAAATAATGTctctagttgaagaaaagatagatatataaaaataaataaatttatattcaatTGTTAAAAGGAGCTAAAACCTAAAGGGGATTGGTGCAAGCAGATATTGTAGTGGCAATAGGgggaataaaaagaaaaaagtaagtCATACGAATctgaataattaaaattaatgagaAGTTGTAAAATTATGAACCGTTGGGTTCggatctttttttttaacactcaATCAGCGTGACAGACTCGCTGACTGACACTGCGTGTTGTTGACTGCTGTTGCCTCACGTCAGGTGGTCTTTTTGGATCATTTTATTAACGCCGTTTGCTTCTATTGGTGGCTACAAAGTATTCCGTTTACtttatttctccattttttttttcgtttctcaaacctttttttatttcaatctatgaaatttatttctaaaacacaatatttttaaaaatataaacataattttaaaCAGAGAAAGTTGAAAACGATGgttagagataaaatttgaaCGGTACCCAAAGTCTCAAAGAAAAAGTTCAAGGCAATAGCTAGAAAGAAAGTCTCAAATGGTGGTTAGAGAGAAAGTTAGGAAGGTGATCAGAGAAAACGCTAAGAATGCGACTAGATAAAAAGTTGGGGGTGCATGGTCGGGGAACAATTCAGTGAGCACATCAAGAGAGAAATCTGTAGAAAAAAACCAATAACCAAGAACGGAGAGAAAGCTTATGACGAGGACTAGAAGAAAGTCAAGGATTGTTGCCAAATACAAAGTTGTGTACGGTGATTGGAAAATGGAGATAAAGTCAGGGCATGAA includes:
- the LOC116002735 gene encoding probable WRKY transcription factor 32; translated protein: MDDTGEASKPSLQLQNTCADIGGGGDGGDEPSGATTGTETSEEAQVGGSDSEETLDTVDSPSIQLDKSASRPDSLATSSSHVLSEVPIEYSLHPSEFLKEIKDEVGISNQKASTVQAQRRNQLQSADDPSVLELSPTSVTQSISSIPSPTPGERRLSPLENRNGACIQEVDNQNSSNSKALSLVPVLKIQAPDGYNWRKYGQKQVKSPQGSRSYYRCTYSDCCAKKIECSDHTNRVTEIVYRSPHNHEPPRKVNTPKVNKLAISSMPRSQDSKVARLNSNADETVPSTSKKHVKETIPISETKQQDFSGLDDNAETNVKREDCDEPTQKKRLKKCSSSPESLPKPGKKAKLVVHAGGDVGISSDGYRWRKYGQKMVKGNPHPRNYYRCTSAGCPVRKHIERAVDNTTAVIITYKGVHDHGMPVPKKRYGQPSAPLVAATASASMTDSQTKKSEPTTQWSVDKEGALTGETLEHEGEKTVESAKTLLSIGFEIKPC
- the LOC116001886 gene encoding uncharacterized protein LOC116001886, translating into MSGATRVRPKNVSDSEEMAIYGPAGTKPQKSVGVQRPLSKPLKKGEKAAYEGDMVEKDKSGVQSMLRRHEFLMHSNLSLSASCSSDASTDSFRSRASTGQIYRTSSASPRWKQSSSRSKVVVSDSSHSPDSVHSKKRCAWVTPNTDPSYANFHDEEWGVPVHDDKKLFELLVLCGALAELTWPSILSKRHIFREVFADFDPVAVAKFNERKIIAPGSTASSLLSELKLRTIIENARQVSKIIQEFGSFDNYIWSFVNHKPTVSRFSYARQVPVKTPKADVISKDLVRRGFRGVGPTVIYSFMQSAGITNDHLISCFRFQECIAAALGKQKDDSEGPDEAGERGNEAKESEMCRSIDELSFSSE